AGTGTTGTGAAATTTCTTGATTGTGTTAAGatggaaaaataataattgttttggaaatatcAGATCATTCCTTCCTATTAACATAAcgatatttacaataaaaatatgacAGATATTTGTAGTACTGTGGCTGTATGAATTACGAAATGGATGTTTTGAAAATGTCTGACTATTCAGAAGGGGATCaaggggggagtggggggggggggtttgcagGGGCGTAGGCCCCCACTAAATTTtgcaacattttattatatattcatattcatcTTTTTACAATCCTCCTCCAAACCATCCCCAAatttcccttggcattccgcctcatgtcattggggcccctccctaaatggattttttggatCCGCCGCTGCTATTCCTTCCCTAGCAAAGAAAATGGAATCCACGGAAATGAAACTtacaaatgtttattaatacggcccttttgtgtgttttgttgtcttGTTGAGTGGCAGTGTGCTCGACCAACACCATTTACATTGATGTTGTAACCATGTCATGGATTTGTACAAATATTCACTGGACCGTGTATATCATTCTTTACTAGGAAAGGTGAATGATCACTCCAGCTCCCCTCCATCTCACCTAGTAAGGTTTAGGAGAGCTGGAAATCGGAAATCGAAAAATTCATTTGAAAATTCATGTGATTGCTCGCCTGGCATCATTTTAGGGTAGTGATCTTCTGCTTACAGATCCGGatttaggggggtgggggggggggggggcaggggcccagGCCCCCTAAATTTggtgagttataattttattatatattaattttcattttttttctatgATCTCCTCCAAACCTTCCctaaagttccattggcattccacctcatgtcattgccctccccccccacaccccaaatggattttctggattcgCCGCTGGCTTACCGTGACTTTGCTCATGGCTAAGACCAATTATATAGAGATTACATTCTATATTTATAACACTCCTCTtgtgaccttttttttttgcttgccttgtaaagaagaagaataatGTATTTGCACCGATTTTGTAATCATGGGATCAATCTTGATTAGATTGGACTATCAAATACTTATATTTATGGCCATATCGTGTGTCCTTTGTATCCCTGTGAAGTGGATGGGTTATATGTATTCGCACTGATTCTGTAACCATGACATGACAAACACACCAAGTGGAGAATATGATATGTAACAAGAGGTCTTGAATACAGGCACATgtgcaggaaattttgcagggggttAGAATGTGATGAGTGAAGGTTCGGGGGTAGGTGGGTTGATTAATGCCCtgccagaaaatatatttaaaaaaaagaaactctTCCCACACATCTggaatacaaataattattGACAAATATGATCTATTAATACTGTAGTATTGACTAACAAAACGGAGCAACTTGTCTTGAAAAGAAATCTGAAATATTTAGATATAGTCCACTCGACTGTCAGGTTGTACAGTGAAATGAATTGGGAAATCACTGCCAAATGGTTGGTTATATGACCGTATTGCATGTGTTTTTAAAGTAAAGCCTTGAACTGGAGGggtggtatgtgtgtgcgcTTGAGCTTGAacttttttaacatgcccatataccactatggtttcaggcatgtccgtcCCGAGTcttgtctctggatagccagagacTTGACTCGGGACAGAAAGTTAAAAGGAAAATTTGGAATATTACTAGTACTCAAAAAATGGAAATAgggacattaattaatttaagtgTGCatacctaataataatataattgtcCTAAATTTGTACTCACTGAgaaattttggcgcaattttatAACGGGCGgcctaaaaattaaattattttatttattatttattatgtgtgtgCACCAAGTTTGTAACCCAGTCATGATTTGATATAAATACCCCCTGAACTAAGTCTTGTGCAAATAGGATTCAACATCTGCTGAtggatgttttatttttcaacacATAGGCCGTACTgtcatttttaaagggacataccctagtttttaaacactaaggtatgttttttactattagagccatttttgataactgaaatcatactttacttagattttattgtttagattatccatttccatacattcgaagtgtttttggtcatactggtgcatttatcatattttttaaaatgcacgtgtgtctgagaagcaACAGTTATGGactcaagttttagtctatttttagagggtatttcacaagttcaaagtcacagactcaggttttactcaattgtaacttaaCTAAAGTTAGTGTGCATttccatgggctgaaactagggtctgtccctttaaaagatcTAATCAAAGCCAATGTTAGCCATGTCCATATGACCTTTCTTTTAACTAATCAAATCCTTGCCAGTAGGTAACAAGCCGTAAAACATTCAAAATGACTAACATGACATAGTATTGGGTCAATTCAGATCTGCTAATGAAGATCCAAGGTGGAGTGAAGTAAGATGTGCAATCAGTACAAACTGGATATTGACGATTTAAAAGATTTTGTTGTATTCTAGATCTATGCAACCCTAAACTGTAGGACAAAACATACGGTAGCTTGAGCTGccttctcattatgcgattagtcgcaccAACTTATCGTATGTGATTTGTTGGCCCTACAAAAATCGGAAAGTATAAAACTAAAGTTGTTCCGATTTAGATGCTCTCACAGTATGAATCGATCGCATGTGACAAATCGATGCGACTAACTGCATTAGTGAGAACGCCCCTTTAAATACATACGTTTGCTATTCAGAGGAAAacaactcacacacacacacataaacacaaaaacacacacacaggataCATGCCTTGTAAAAAAGGAGGACAATAGCATTTGTATGCACTTGTTAAAAACACTGTAAACATTCTTTAAaatctgtttaaaatgttaaacattttaaaacataacatataatatCTGTTAGGAATATATTAagcacacttttttttcttttcttttttttaaacctcaGCAAAAGAACACCTCGTTTTTCATTCTGAAAATGCATGCACACCAAACAACAATGATTCTGCATCTTAAAACAACAGACTGAGCAAGGGGCCGTAGATGTAGAGTATATGGAGGTACGTGGACACGATGAAGAACAGGTGATACAGGGAAATGTGTAAGATGTCCACCTGCATCAGACCGTCTGTCCTCAGGGGCAAACACCTGCGTGGGAACTCCGAGCTGGGCACTCTGTTGAGCTGGTAGTAGTGGTCCAGCATGTTCTCCTTCTCCTCGTAGCGGTCGTAGAGCCACTTGGTGAGGCTCTCCAGGTCCGACGGTATGTCAACGAACGGGTAGGCCTTGTAGTGCACCACCACCTGACATGGGGGCCAGTAGCCGAAGATCACTCCTTGGAGATCCAGCGGGCGGCCCTGTGGGTAGGCTATCGTCATGTCGATCACCCACTCCAGTTGGGCATTAGATGAGACTGTGGGGAACATATATATCACATCAACGTATATCTACAGTAATGAAAAAATCattcagggctcacactggaacaaattttagTTTAGCTAATTTttagatatgtacatgtatgtcaagtattagcttgaaaattattaaaatgtggttaatttaaggaatattttattagcccaAAACTAAATGTCGTAgccacttttaataaaaaattagcaCCTGGCTAATTTGGCCATATACAGGGTGAGCTCTGGTCATTAACTATTTGACATATGAATGTACCTCAAGAGAATGTAATCACAGACTCAAAATGTGTGATTTATGCCTTCAaagcacatatatatgtacagtatGTGTGTTTAAGtaagcatgtgtgtgtgtggatgtaaCTGTACATCAGATTTTCTTCATCTATAAAtgaggtgggatttagctcagttggatgagtgctcgctcgaggtgcttgcgtcgcaggatcgaaccacctcgatgtaTCCATTTAGCATatagttttttttctcgttccaaacatgtgcaccacaactggacaaaggccgtggtatgtgctttcctgtctgtgggaaagtgcatataaaagatcccttgctgtattaggaaaaatgtagcgggtttcctctgatgactacgagtcaaaattaccaaatgtttaatatccaatagccgatgattaattaatgtgctctagtggtgtcgctaaacaaactaaactttttcatatataaagttaaagtttgttttgttgaatgacaccactagagcacactgatttattaatcattggctattggtatgccaaacatttggcaattttgacatatagtcctagacaggaaacctgctaaaaaaaattatcagtagcaaggggtattttatatgcaccatcccgcagacaggatagcacataccagtcatggtgcactggcttggacAGGTAATAGCTCAAttggtccaccaatggggatcgatcctagaccgaccgtgcatcaagccagtgctttaccactgggctacatccatcCCCTCTTTGAAGGAGTAATAAAAAGCTAATATTAAATATCTGCCACATCAAGGGAATGTTATCACAGACTCAAAATGTGTGAGTTACATGTAACTGCTAAGCCTGCATATATACACTTTCAATGTGTGTGGTACATgtgagtatgtatgtataaacactgtatttttttttttttataagtcgTCCATAATTTCAAACCatgaatttttctttttttactgacCTGCtagaaaacaatttaaatatattaacgtacaatgaaacctgtctaaaccagaccctgaacaaactggaatcctgtcaaaatcAGCCAAATTTCATGATCCTAAAATGTGACCCTCTAAAcactggatcctgtctaaatcaggtaaatattaggtccccagtgtgatccggtttagactggtttcactgtattacttATTTTCAGTAAATTAGAATCATGAATAGCTAATATGTGATATCTGAATGGAGCATCACTGTATGTGtactataaaataatagtaTGTACAGGTTTGACATGTCTATGTATTTCTTTGTCTATATGAATcttctgttgtttttaaaaaagcagtACCTTCAGCAATTTCTTTGTCGATTCTACTATCTGCAATTTGTCTTTGACCCGCAATGGCCTCTATGATGGCATTCATGGCACCTGTTCTGGGCAACGTCACATGATGAAGAATGGGGAGATCATGTTCTTCAGCATATCTGAAATATTAACATAACAGTAACACAGCTAGTGTGAGACTGGGCAACGTCACATGATGAAGAATTGGGAGATCATGTTCTTTAGCATATCTGAAATATTAACATAACAGTAACACAATTAGTGTGAGACTCTAGGCAATGTCACATGATGAAGAATGGGGAGATCATGTTCTGAAATATTAACTAACAGTAACACAGCTAGTGTGAGACAGAACATACATGACTTGTGTGAGACAGAAATATTCCCAGTTGTAGCCTTTTTCAATCCCATGGAAAGGAGAAGAAAGTGCACTACAACACATTTAGAAAGACagatattaaattaaaactctTCTGGAATGTATCACCTAGGAGACGGGTGGGGTGGGTATCAGAATTTCTTTTTGTACCCACCACCAACAAAACTGGGTCATTTGATATAAGTATCTCTGTTTAGTCCCATCCGAAACACTTTCTTTATattgcaaataatttaaaaataaaaacgatTCAAGCCTGTGTAATTTAAATAGTAATTATTCCTAGGCCCAGCAATGTACAAATACTGCGTTTTATCTCTATATGTACAAATTACTTCAAACATAAATTATTTGCTCTGAAAGGTTGTGTTCTGGATAGGACAAAACAAGACTCTTATTATAAAATGACCTAacatcagggctcgaacttaagtatttgtctcccacggcatttttaaaataaaaaataaaaaaatattttaaaaagaattgtcATGGGTGAAACAGCCCCCCAATGGCAATTTTGAATCTTTCTATGGCAATTTTTTGTgtgacatttgcagaaaataaatatgactaaaaggttattttgctgtatgtagacatatttcaaatgtgaaaatgttaaatattggtagattatgtacaccaggtgtatatattttgccattgttgaggagttttATTGATGGCACAAAAGTACCATCGGTAATGCtctctacctatggcaatttatatctcagcAATGACAATTGCCATCAGTGCTGTCGTTAAGTTGGAGCCCTGTTAACATGATCCTGATGGTATTCAGTAGAGGAGTTCCACTGAATGCATAAGCAATctgatgaattttattttaaaatacttaaatCACATTCAGTTGAActtggtaaaataaaatgtaagaaaataaatgtgctcattaaacatacaaatagtAGTTTTAACTTcttgttaattttttgttaaGAAACGACATATGTATTTTCCAAATTCAACTTGCAGGCATGGATCTAGGGGGAACTTTCTGGGGGTGCACACCCTCCAAATTACAAAATGCTCCAAAAAAATacagtgttttttttagagaaatataataaatgtatttaccaTGGAGGGCATGCAATATCTTGTTTGGCTTGATATTCAAGGAAAACTACCATATCATAACCACTGCACCCTCTCTGAATACTCTTCTGCAACCCCGTACCCCTCATAAAAACATTCTGCATCCACCCCTGACTTAATTTCATATCTGGCACTTTGGTGGGGCACAGTGTATACTTGGTGTAATCACAGTATAGGCTACCTTATGCTAGCATCTCTTCTTTTTCTGAGAAAACCACCCTCGGGAAACAAAACCAGCCACTTCTTGAAATATAAGAAAAAACTGTTCTTCAAGTGAGCTCCAAGTCGCTGGATTTCCTTTATCCGTCCTTCTTTTCcctacaacacaaaacacactacGGTCTCAACATTCTCTGCTGCATGTTGTGTTATAAAACATTatgctgtttgtaattataaaatcaaactttatttCTCTGTACATGAATATTACAAAGAACAtggcatattttaaaacaaatatgtaaatttaagtaaataaagataaatatatatagtcaaactgTACATTAAATCAGTGTTCTCACTGGGTGAAAAGTAAAGGAGGGCGGCTGCGCGACACCCCATCCTccaaccccccacaaaaaaaccctgaaaagcaacaaacaaacaaaaaattaaataaaagaaaagtaaagatTGGCTACCAAATATCGTTGTGTGTTTGCCTCCCAGTATTAAAGACGGGCGTAGAAAAATAAATGAGGGCGGCAGAACATGAAAGAAGGGTGACCAAATGCAATAGCAGGGCAGGCCGCCCCGCTttaatggagcagcgagaacactgtgaaatgtaatggtaatatatatatatatatatatatatatatatttaaaggttATACACATATGAAATGATATAATAATGACTATGACTAGACTATTAGAATTATACTACAGAGTATgtgtacacacaaacatatttgtacatgatacaCTTTTTAGGGCTTACCAGtcttgtggtgtgtgtgtatgtgtgtgcatgtgtgtctacatgtatgtatccacGGAAAGATATCCACTCCATAATATTGATATGAATAGAGAACCTCACCCTAACACTAAATCTATCCAAAAAGCTAATCCTAAATCTAACTCTATCCCCAAGCCTAAAACTAACTAACAGCGGATAACAGTTGGATATTTTTGCCATGATAGCAAACCATATGGAATCCTAGTTTTAACATTATGATAAATGATTATAGTCATTACTCAAATCCGCTACAAGTATTCCCTTTAGATATAAGCCCTGATTCTCTTACttactttttttaaacatcagaaatttataaacaaatcaCCTGGTGTATGAAAAAGTCTTCTCTGACCAATGACACGGCCCCAAAGTGTGTGAACTTGAAGATGGAGTCCATGATCCACATGACGTGTCCCCCGACAAGACCCTTCCCCTGGAGTGCGGTCATCAGAACAAGGATGTCTGCGGTCGACTGGTGGTTGCAGATCACCAGACACGACTCCTTGTACAGACTGCTGATGTCGTCGCCGCTCTCGTACACTGAAAACAGACAACAACACTctcattcttttcatttcatttcaacttgttttcatgcttatatccaattaaggttcaagcaagttgtcctgggcaaacacctcagctatctagactgtctgtccaggacagtgggttagttgttagtgagtaagaagaaggtgtagtggtcttaaactttctctgggtgggagccggttaTGACCTatgaacccagtgcctaccagcttTATAttttgatggcttaaccatgacaccacagAGGACGGTAGCACTGTCACATCTGACTGGGCATTTTCAATTTAGGTCACAAGGCTCAAAATTAACAGggaacaagcattttgagagtactgccaaagcaatacatgtcccctactggtcccAACAATTTtctgtatctcctaaattcaagggccataactctgaaaagtgggtaaatcaccacaagcattttgagagtactgctaaagcaatacgtgTCCCCTACCGGTCCCAACAATTTtctgtatctcctaaattcaagggccataactctgaaaagtgggtaaatcaccactTAACTTCAACTTTATCTGTAAAGCTgtatacaaatgataaagctatatacaaaatttcatacTGATATCTCAAGAAAAAAATTCGGAATtttgttcaagggccataactctgttaaaaattgGTAATTCGGCATGAAAGTCAAACaagatctgtaacagtacgtgataaacctatacacaaaatctcagctcaatatctaaaggtcttctgaaaaaagtctgaaaaacaaatttcgacatctcctacgttcaagggccataactctgttaaaaatgggtaaattgctatgaaaaatcttggaaattaatggatacattttcttaatttttagaaagattatagtaaTGGAATTCCTGTTTTGtcaaagtatattattataattgcaCTGTCTAATTTGAAAAGATTTCAGACCCATAACAATCTAGGGCActtatgatttgttttgtttttattatctaccctcaaattattttctgacagAAAACCTGCCACCATGTCAATACAGTATTAAGATGACCAATATTAAATTAGATCAagtaaaaattgcaaaaaaaagaagacgaaaattattagtttacatgtaaatttaaagtttatctCATTACAATTGGTCTAAAACAGCTTCTTCATTTCTagtatttgttttcatattaaaatgtCAGAAACAGAGATTGCTTCTCAttctacaaaattaattttgaacctTGGTGAATGTCTTACTGAACACTTGGACCTACTGTTAGAAGGTCTGACCAAAACCAATATCATTATTCAAAAGGTCCTCTCTCCACTTTTGCTTTTCTTAGGTTCCCATATAAATACTGAATCTTTTTTTAAGCTTGCACAGGGCCATTTTATACCAAATCACCTAAACCTTTTGAAATCTTCCCAGGTGATCTACCtcaaatatcaaataaaaaccattcagtcagtcagactTTGATTGCAAATAGTTTTGGagatgatatttgtttttgattgtAACATAtcttattgctttttaaagaacaaatggattaggcacaagttatacaagtAAAGTAACACACACAGTGTTTCACAGCACATTTTACATTTCCAACCAAGTGTGAAATTTCATAGATCTTGTCACTAAACTGAATTTGTATCCAAATACCTTTTCCAAACCAAAATGAAGTCACTGTGTGCCAGTTTAAACAAGaatgatgaatgtaaaaaaaacccacccaagtGTCAGAAAATTGCGCAAACGAAATGAtcgtacatacatgtacgtgctTTGCTTGCATATATCTCATTTTATAACCTATCTTCCATTCAGAGAGAACCCAATTTATAAAGCATTACTAGTTATGAAAAATCTGAATGgttatttgaaattattttgcttAACCCATAAATGTGTTGCAcatattttcaattctcagaggcatGAAACACAtgctaaaaacaacaacaaaaaaacaaaacaaaatgtatgtgtAAGTTACCTTGGTATCCTGCAGTGTACAGCCACGTAACAATAATAGCAAGAAGACCCTTGAACAACAAAGCCTCCAACTTCCAGTACACCTTGGGGAAAACGAATCGGATTGGCCATAACATAAACATCCAGATGAGATAGGCCGGGATGGAGTAAAGGTTTGTTGCTAAAACACACAGCATTCTAAATGTGCAAAAGACCAGTTTCAGTGGAAATACTGCCATATTTGCAAGCAGCACTATAGTTCTTGTTCTTCTTCGTTGAGATGATGCTTTCAGGATCTAAAGTAAGTTGTTCACTCAAGTGtctgaaaaataaagaaaaatttaCAATCTGTGAaacttcaattaaaaaaaacccactttgtttaacgacaatacTATGTCAGTCTATGACATATTGATTATgtttattaatcaattaatcattagctgtttggatgtccaacattttgtcatttctgGCACTAGtgtacatacaaattatattttaattacactGAACAGGGGTGAAAATGCATACGTATAAATTTCACATCATTAGTGCTCAACGTCAAGTAGTGAAATTTATATCCATGGATGCactattttcattatgtacagataagctttgtaaatatataaatgactgTTTGCAAAATTTACACACCACGAATATGCACTAAGGTAGTAATAAACACATGTTGCAATATTAATCAGGTTTACATTAGTTTTGCAAATCTGAAACTTAACCTTTTCTTGGTTCCCTTAATCATTTGTCATTCATTTGAAAGTTTAGAGTCCAAAGTTTATGAAACAGCTCATATGTGTATATTGGCCAGGAATGGATATTATGTTAAAGATTACTTTGAACATTAATTATTGGAAAGCACATAAATTAAACTTGTGTTGCCTGCTGTGCTATGTTCAActcgttaaataaattaaattagtgAAAACTTAAGCTTATgctaaacaaaaatgttgacATCCTGAAAAAGTAATAcccaaaaaatatattcattcattaaatacCAGATTTTCATGGCACTTAAACTTTGGGAGTAGTTTTGGATGTCCTTGCAGCTGCATACTACTGTCATAAGGACACAATTGCTTAAAGGATAAATAAggcaaatgtttattttttataacgaatcatattcatattcagATACAGAAGAAGTGAGCATAACTGATTTGAATCAAGAAATGTCATCTTTTTCAATAtcaattaaaaagtgaaaattaCTGAATTGTTTCCATCCAGTTGAATGAtagtcataaataaataaaatgtcaatgATGTACAACACAAATCAGAGAATATGTGTGCATAACATCACTTGTAATgtggtatttattttgttgaaggTGAGAcatagtctagtggtaaagtgctcatctGATGTGTGGCCGGTCTAGGATTAATCTCCATTCATggtcccattgggttatttctcactcatgccagtgcaccacattttgtatatcacaCAGGCTGTGGTAGCATAGTATGCCCTATTACTGAGGGGATTATCggaaaatgagattctgaataaaaacatttgtctaacctaacaatttgtttttactttttgttattcATGCTTTCATGcatatagtaaaataaaaaattcccaCCAAAGTTATTAATTTCTAGTAGAAAACATGTACCAGTTTTGATGCAgtgacatacatacaaaaagaGAAGGAACTCTCAGTTACTGCGGGTGTTATGATTGTTTAGTATGGAGGCCCGTTGTGGACAAAATGTTGATAAATGTTACCTTACTATTGAGCGTGAACATCAAGCAAGTCCTGGTGTGAATATCACCAGAATTTGTCTTTTTAATGTCCTACTATCATGTTAAAAGGTATCTAAaaccaataatttaaaaattcttGTTACAAATAATCTGAACACAAATCCTGGAATGCAAGATATTTTAAACTGGAAACAAATCAGACACTTCAATATACAGAACAGTAACACTATAAAAATTTGCTGAGTATATTCTACATGCAGTGAAGGTACAGAAATGTGCTGTCTGTCCTTACAACCTTGGTATCACTGGAaaataaactgacgatcaaaagaaagtataccaattattcttattataaataaacacaatacacgttcatggaaggttagaaaggttccagtattgttcgttataatgcaatcaatgacTAATAGTCGCACATTTCTGCATTTGGGCGATGCTGcacgtgcaaaatgagtttattcatc
This DNA window, taken from Gigantopelta aegis isolate Gae_Host chromosome 4, Gae_host_genome, whole genome shotgun sequence, encodes the following:
- the LOC121372195 gene encoding acyl-CoA:lysophosphatidylglycerol acyltransferase 1-like yields the protein MAVFPLKLVFCTFRMLCVLATNLYSIPAYLIWMFMLWPIRFVFPKVYWKLEALLFKGLLAIIVTWLYTAGYQVYESGDDISSLYKESCLVICNHQSTADILVLMTALQGKGLVGGHVMWIMDSIFKFTHFGAVSLVREDFFIHQGKEGRIKEIQRLGAHLKNSFFLYFKKWLVLFPEGGFLRKRRDASIRYAEEHDLPILHHVTLPRTGAMNAIIEAIAGQRQIADSRIDKEIAEVSSNAQLEWVIDMTIAYPQGRPLDLQGVIFGYWPPCQVVVHYKAYPFVDIPSDLESLTKWLYDRYEEKENMLDHYYQLNRVPSSEFPRRCLPLRTDGLMQVDILHISLYHLFFIVSTYLHILYIYGPLLSLLF